A window of the Pseudoliparis swirei isolate HS2019 ecotype Mariana Trench chromosome 13, NWPU_hadal_v1, whole genome shotgun sequence genome harbors these coding sequences:
- the LOC130203930 gene encoding uncharacterized protein LOC130203930: MTCDYYSMKRNQNIQGFFKRKKSKTTEQDRAAEASSASQSEDESQLDSARDVQQEPPASAVHMDSDKDTGDEGPSSSLAHQGVSSQPLSDNDTDTENHPAVPAGHAVTRGDGDAAALVAPPGPHDISQSRAAGPSQPRLKVFPRTLQGEKRRAFNPVWFNHNSWLEYSQSKDSAYCYACRHFSLPGASESVFSSESGFSHWEKATYKDAGFKLHEKSESHINAMFAWNEHKRLLLTGSSILDMINKEYKKKVEENRSYIKTVADVLLLTATQNIAQRGHRESEEYDNKGNFLGILEMIAKHNPMVAQKMKGQRNAKYTSNTIQNEILQCLASMVRDEIVKEVKESVVFSVIADETKDLKRRSSCH, encoded by the exons ATGACATGCGACTATTACAGTATGAAAAGAAATCAGAACATTCAGGGAttcttcaaaagaaagaaatccaaaacaacagagcaggacagagcagcagaagccaGCAGTGCTAGTCAGTCTGAGGATGAGAGCCAGCTTGACTCTGCTAGGGATGTACAGCAGGAGCCTCCAGCTTCAGCTGTACACATGG ACTCAGACAAGGATACTGGTGATGAAGGCCCTTCATCTTCACTTGCACATCAGG GTGTGTCAAGTCAGCCACTCTCTGACAATGACACTGACACTGAGAACCATCCAGCAGTACCTGCAGGCCATGCAGTGACACGTGGGGATGGTGATGCAGCAGCCCTTGTGGccccacctggacctcatg atatttcacagtcAAGAGCAGCAGGTCCCTCTCAGCCTCGTTTAAAGGTTTTTCCAAGAACCCTCCaaggtgagaagaggagggcgTTCAATCCAGTGTGGTTTAACCACAATTCCTGGCTTGAATACTCACAAAGCAAAGATTCAGCCTACTGTTACGCATGCAGACACTTCTCCCTGCCTGGCGCGTCAGAATCTGTTTTCTCCTCAGAATCAGGCTTTTCACACTGGGAAAAAGCAACGTACAAAGATGCTGGCTTTAAGTTGCATGAGAAATCTGAGTCTCACATTAATGCCATGTTTGCTTGGAATGAGCACAAGAGGCTATTGCTTACAGGTTCTTCTATCTTAGATATGATTAACAAAGAGTACAAAAAGAAAGTTGAAGAGAATCGCAGTTACATTAAAACAGTTGCAGATGTACTGCTTTTGACAGCAACACAGAATATAGCACAAAGAGGTCACCGTGAATCGGAAGAATATGACAACAAAGGGAATTTCTTAGGAATTCTAGAAATGATCGCTAAACACAATCCTATGGTAGCCCAAAAAATGAAGGGACAAcgcaatgcaaaatacacaagCAATACCATACAGAATGAAATTCTGCAGTGCTTAGCAAGTATGGTGCGTGATGAGATtgtgaaggaagtgaaggagagtgTGGTATTCTCTGTCATTGCTGATGAAACCAAAGATCTGAAAAGAAGGAGCAGCTGTCATTAG
- the rbp4 gene encoding retinol-binding protein 4 — translation MLRSAVALGLLALCLLAVSSAQDCQVANIQVMQNFDRTKYVGTWYAVGKKDPEGLFLLDNIVATFDINAEDGKMTATAEGRVIILNQWEMCASMFATFEDTTDPAKFKMRYWGAAAYLQTGNDNHWVIDTDYENYAVHYSCRQIDSDGTCLDSYSFIFSRHPVGLRAEDQSKVVQKKTDLCLLGKYRRAPHTDFCTTSQSVTPKTDQ, via the exons ATGCTGCGCTCCGCTGTGGCCCTCGGGCTCCTGGCCCTCTGTCTCCTGGCCGTGTCCTCGGCACAGGACTGCCAGGTGGCCAACATCCAGGTCATGCAGAACTTTGACCGGACAAAG TATGTCGGGACATGGTACGCCGTCGGGAAGAAGGACCCGGAAGGTTTATTCTTGCTCGACAACATCGTGGCCACCTTTGACATCAACGCCGAAGACGGCAAAATGACGGCCACGGCCGAGGGCCGAGTTATCATCCTCAA CCAGTGGGAGATGTGTGCCAGCATGTTTGCCACCTTTGAGGACACCACTGACCCTGCAAAGTTCAAGATGAGGTACTGGGGAGCTGCGGCCTACCTGCAGACTGGAA ACGATAACCATTGGGTGATTGACACCGACTATGAGAACTACGCCGTCCACTACTCCTGCAGACAGATAGACTCTGACGGCACCTGCCTGGACAGCTACTCCTTCATATTCTCCCGTCATCCCGTCGGCCTGAGGGCGGAGGACCAGAGCAAAGTCGTCCAGAAGAAGACGGACCTCTGCCTGCTGGGCAAATACAGACGCGCTCCCCACACGG ACTTCTGCACGACCAGCCAATCCGTCACTCCGAAAACTGATCAataa
- the cep55l gene encoding centrosomal protein of 55 kDa, with protein sequence MTSKGTKETLVTRLGFKSSSSTSKAEAELEKVRKENVHLRRKIDELAKRHMKPPDSDKTKLLERILSLETLRERNNQQLLIREQELETMRQQLSARGGEVVVSLQAQLQQRRKEAEQRDVLFQSLSQETGSLKNQLATFSARCQSLETQAVNGPVPPADLALVQDQLRDALEKNQQWLMYDQQREAYVQSVLGRTQELEQQLARLEARLEARQEAPSAVPADSASPENEDQLKTHYDQLLLGVQRDLEKKKEQVTRSQQELNVQREQTLKAQAELRSQEEQVAGLREEVSALQRRYEDKCSDMSSFLRKYDEKSNESEDVKKQLQQERLGSRHAVCEERKVSSERSDRMRMDLENMDVRLEEERKRSAELLLQVNMLQKSLLSQNEEQRRVTALEKQIQLSAKDFEDEKLDRQSMQHQLHKVLKELRKARDQIARLESAKQPNARFSEPNSYNNFERLAIDDSPGPTSPSNVPDLLDESFLECPRCRTPYPTSRHRELLAHIDYCFA encoded by the exons ATGACATCTAAAGGTACCAAAGAGACCCTGGTCACCAGGTTGGGCTTCAAATCCAGCAGCTCAACCTCCAAGGCTGAGGCGGAGCTGGAGAAAGTCCGAAAGGAGAACGTGCACCTCAGGAGAAAGATTGATGAACTGGCCAAAAGACACATGAAACCACCCGACTCGGACAAAACCAAGCTGCTGGAG AGGATCCTTTCCCTTGAGACGCTGCGAGAGAGGAACAATCAGCAGTTACTCATTAGAGAGCAGGAGCTAGAGACAATGAGACAGCAGCTGtcagccagaggaggagag GTGGTGGTATCGCTGCAGGCCCAGCTGCAGCagcggaggaaggaggcggagcagaGAGACGTGTTGTTCCAGAGTTTGTCTCAGGAGACCGGGAGCCTGAAGAACCAGCTGGCCACTTTCTCCGCCCGGTGCCAGTCCCTGGAAACGCAGGCGGTG aaTGGACCGGTACCTCCTGCAGACTTGGCATTGGTACAAGATCAACTGAGAGAT GCTCTGGAGAAGAACCAGCAGTGGCTGATGTACGACCAGCAGAGAGAGGCCTACGTCCAGTCCGTCCTGGGCCGCACGCAAgagctggagcagcagctggccCGGCTGGAGGCCCGGCTGGAGGCCCGGCAGGAGGCCCCGTCCGCCG TTCCTGCTGACTCGGCAAGTCCAGAAAACGAGGATCAGCTGAAAACCCACTATGACCAGTTGCTTCTGGGGGTACAGAGAGacctggagaagaaaaaagaacaggTCACCAGAAGCCAACAGGAGTTGAATGTGCAGAGGGAACAG ACCCTGAAAGCTCAAGCTGAGCTGCGGTCTCAGGAGGAGCAGGTTGCCGGGCTCCGGGAGGAGGTGTCGGCGCTGCAGAGGAGGTACGAGGACAAGTGCAGCGACATGTCCTCCTTTCTGAGGAAGTACGACGAGAAGAGCAACGAGTCGGAGGACGTCAAGAAGCAGCTGCAGCAAGAGCGACTCGGCAGCAG GCATGCCGTGtgcgaggagaggaaggtgtcGTCCGAGCGGTCCGACCGGATGAGAATGGACCTGGAGAATATGGACGTCcggttggaggaggagaggaagagatctGCCGAACTCCTCCTGCAG GTGAATATGTTGCAGAAGTCTCTTCTGAGCCAAAatgaagagcagaggagagtcacagctctggagAAGCAG ATCCAACTCTCCGCCAAGGACTTTGAGGATGAAAAGCTTGACCGTCAGAGCATGCAGCACCAGTTGCATAAGGTGCTGAAGGAGCTCCGCAAGGCCCGGGATCAGATCGCCAGACTGGAGTCTGCT AAACAGCCAAACGCCCGGTTCTCAGAACCCAACTCCTACAACAACTTTGAGCGTCTCGCCATCGACGACTCTCCCGGTCCCACGTCGCCCTCAAACGTCCCCGACCTCCTGGACGAGAGCTTCCTGGAGTGCCCGAGGTGCCGGACCCCCTATCCCACCAGCCGCCACAGGGAGCTCCTGGCACACATTGACTACTGCTTTGCCTGA